One genomic window of Arthrobacter sp. KBS0703 includes the following:
- a CDS encoding peptidoglycan-binding protein, which yields MTPLSDDELMAHSGTALPDKEVASVLDLNADLDLGISAAAPIDLAVAANANVAAPIDAAASANILSFGSESQALADQGVIIDQGITADATADSTQDSTITQGSGTADGGTVDGGTPASTDGGAVDGGQVPSGTTPGGTVPDVGALPVDPSTALDGDLLNVNVDLTADADIAAPINGAVAANANVAAPIDAAVAANIGSIDSDAVAVAQQDAIITQNIDGEATASADQQSDLQQ from the coding sequence TTGACCCCGCTTTCCGACGACGAACTGATGGCGCATTCGGGCACGGCCCTGCCGGACAAGGAAGTCGCCTCCGTACTTGACCTCAACGCAGACCTCGATCTGGGCATCAGCGCCGCCGCGCCCATCGACCTCGCCGTTGCGGCAAATGCCAACGTTGCCGCCCCGATCGACGCCGCGGCGTCCGCCAACATCCTCTCCTTCGGCTCGGAATCGCAGGCCCTTGCCGACCAGGGCGTCATCATCGACCAGGGAATCACCGCCGATGCCACGGCCGATTCCACCCAGGACAGCACCATCACCCAGGGCAGCGGCACGGCGGACGGCGGAACTGTCGACGGCGGGACTCCCGCGTCAACGGACGGCGGCGCGGTGGACGGTGGCCAGGTACCGTCCGGCACCACTCCGGGCGGCACTGTTCCGGACGTCGGAGCCCTGCCCGTGGACCCCTCCACAGCCCTCGACGGTGACCTCCTGAACGTCAACGTGGACCTCACCGCCGACGCCGACATCGCCGCCCCGATCAACGGCGCCGTGGCGGCCAACGCCAACGTGGCCGCGCCGATCGACGCCGCCGTAGCCGCCAACATCGGATCCATCGACAGCGACGCGGTCGCGGTGGCACAGCAGGACGCCATCATCACGCAGAACATCGACGGCGAAGCCACCGCCTCCGCCGACCAGCAGTCCGATCTCCAGCAGTAG
- a CDS encoding S9 family peptidase has translation MTQTPLQHTATTPAAAVPLPPVAKKVPAERTHHGDTFVDNYEWLRDKESEEVVAHLKAENAYQEAVTAHQGPLREAIFQEIKGRTQETDLSVPHRKDGWWYFSRSAEGKEYGIHCRVRAQDTGNPVADWTPPAVEAGVEIPGEEILLDGNVEAEGKPFFSVGGTAVTVDGNLYAYAVDNSGDERFTLRIKDLRTGELLPDVIENVFYGVSFSPDGTRIFYTVVDDSWRPYQVKSHVLGTPVSDDAVIYQEDDVAMWLGFELSSDRRHLVLGIGCSEYSETRLLRFDDPEGSLTTVISRDERVLYEAEPFLLDGQERIVITHNRNAVNSMVSLLDPAELAKPLAEQHWATVVEHSDDVRVNGAGVTSTHLVVSIRKDTIERVQVMSLAGLGTPAQEPPVEPAFDEELYTSGVGGSDYEAPVIRVGYTSYFTPSRVYDFVLPTAEQPAGELLLRKESPVLGGYDSTDYVATREWAEAADGTKVPLSVLRHKSVPQDSTAAGLVYGYGSYELSMDPGFGVARLSLLDRGIVFIIAHIRGGGELGRHWYEDGKKLTKKNTFTDFIAATDWLAASGWAAPDRIAAIGGSAGGLLMGAVANLAPDKYAAVLAQVPFVDALNTILDPELPLSALEWEEWGNPITDPEVYQYMKSYTPYENVREVAYPKIAAVTSFNDTRVLYVEPAKWVQILRSKTTGTEPIVMKIEMDGGHGGASGRYVQWHERAWDYAFIADSLGATELLPGAGLK, from the coding sequence ATGACCCAGACTCCGCTGCAGCACACCGCAACCACCCCCGCCGCTGCCGTCCCCCTCCCTCCCGTTGCCAAGAAGGTGCCCGCCGAGCGCACCCACCACGGCGACACGTTCGTGGACAACTACGAGTGGCTCCGGGACAAGGAATCCGAGGAGGTCGTGGCGCACCTGAAGGCCGAGAACGCCTACCAGGAGGCCGTCACCGCGCACCAGGGACCCCTGCGCGAAGCCATCTTCCAGGAGATCAAGGGCCGCACCCAGGAAACGGACTTGTCCGTTCCCCACCGCAAGGACGGCTGGTGGTATTTCAGCCGCTCGGCGGAGGGCAAGGAATACGGAATTCACTGCCGCGTCCGCGCCCAGGACACCGGCAACCCGGTGGCCGACTGGACTCCCCCCGCAGTGGAGGCCGGCGTCGAAATCCCCGGCGAAGAAATCCTGCTGGACGGCAACGTGGAAGCTGAAGGCAAGCCGTTCTTCTCGGTGGGCGGCACCGCCGTGACGGTGGACGGGAACCTGTACGCGTACGCCGTGGACAACTCCGGGGACGAACGCTTCACCCTGCGCATCAAGGACCTCCGCACCGGCGAGCTGCTGCCGGACGTCATTGAGAACGTCTTCTACGGGGTCTCCTTCTCCCCCGACGGCACCCGGATCTTCTACACCGTGGTGGATGACTCCTGGCGGCCGTACCAGGTCAAGTCGCACGTGCTGGGCACGCCGGTCTCCGACGATGCGGTGATCTACCAGGAGGACGACGTCGCTATGTGGCTGGGCTTTGAGCTCTCCTCCGACCGGCGTCACCTCGTGCTTGGCATCGGCTGCTCGGAGTACAGCGAAACGCGGCTGCTGCGCTTCGACGATCCCGAGGGCAGCCTGACCACCGTCATCTCCCGCGACGAACGGGTCCTGTACGAGGCCGAGCCCTTCCTGCTCGACGGCCAGGAGCGCATCGTCATCACGCACAACCGGAACGCCGTGAACTCGATGGTCTCGCTGCTTGACCCGGCCGAGCTCGCCAAGCCGCTGGCGGAGCAGCACTGGGCCACCGTCGTCGAGCATTCCGATGACGTCCGCGTCAACGGTGCCGGCGTCACGTCCACCCACCTGGTGGTTTCGATCCGCAAGGACACCATCGAGCGGGTCCAGGTGATGTCCCTGGCCGGGCTGGGCACACCCGCCCAGGAACCGCCCGTGGAACCGGCGTTCGACGAGGAACTGTACACGTCGGGCGTGGGCGGATCGGACTACGAAGCCCCCGTGATCCGGGTGGGCTACACGTCCTACTTCACGCCGTCCCGCGTCTACGACTTCGTGCTCCCCACCGCGGAGCAGCCGGCCGGCGAGCTGCTGCTCCGGAAGGAAAGCCCGGTGCTGGGCGGCTACGACTCCACCGATTACGTCGCAACCCGCGAATGGGCCGAGGCCGCGGACGGCACCAAGGTCCCGCTCTCGGTGCTGCGCCACAAGTCCGTTCCCCAGGATTCCACCGCGGCCGGGCTGGTCTACGGTTACGGCTCGTACGAGCTGAGCATGGACCCGGGCTTCGGCGTTGCCCGGCTCTCGCTGCTGGACCGCGGGATCGTGTTCATCATTGCGCACATCCGCGGCGGCGGCGAACTGGGCCGGCACTGGTACGAGGACGGCAAGAAGCTCACCAAGAAGAACACCTTCACGGACTTCATCGCGGCCACTGACTGGCTGGCCGCGTCGGGTTGGGCGGCCCCGGACCGGATCGCGGCCATCGGCGGATCCGCGGGCGGCCTGCTCATGGGCGCCGTGGCCAACCTCGCGCCGGACAAGTACGCGGCCGTCCTGGCGCAGGTGCCCTTTGTGGACGCACTGAACACCATCCTGGATCCGGAGCTCCCCCTGTCCGCACTGGAGTGGGAAGAATGGGGCAACCCCATCACCGACCCCGAGGTCTACCAGTACATGAAGTCGTACACGCCCTACGAGAACGTCCGCGAGGTGGCCTACCCCAAGATCGCGGCGGTGACGTCCTTCAATGACACCCGCGTCCTATACGTCGAACCGGCCAAGTGGGTGCAGATCCTGCGGTCCAAGACCACGGGAACCGAGCCGATCGTCATGAAGATCGAGATGGACGGCGGACACGGCGGGGCCTCCGGCCGGTATGTGCAGTGGCACGAACGGGCCTGGGACTACGCCTTCATTGCCGATTCCCTCGGCGCCACGGAACTGCTGCCTGGTGCCGGGTTGAAGTAG
- the ctaD gene encoding cytochrome c oxidase subunit I, translating into MTAYQHPAGLTATAAPRVVPLKKGNMVVKWITSTDHKTIGYMYLIASFIFFLLGGVMALLIRAELFEPGMQILVTKEQYNQLFTMHGTVMLLMFATPLFAGFANVIMPLQIGAPDVAFPRLNALAFWLFLFGSTIAMSGFITPQGAASFGWFAYAPLHNTTFTPGVGGDLWVFGLALSGFGTILGAVNFITTIICMRAPGMTMWRVPIFSWNTLVTAVLVIMAFPPLAAALFAVGADRRFGAHIYDPENGGAVLWQHLFWFFGHPEVYIIALPFFGIVSEIFPVFSRKPIFGYKGLVYATIAIAALSVTVWAHHMYVTGSVLLPFFAFMTMLIAVPTGVKFFNWIGTMWGGSLTFETPMLWSLGFLVTFLFGGLTGIILSSPPLDFHVSDSYFVVAHFHYVVFGTVVFAMFAGFYFWWPKWTGKMLNERLGKIHFWMLFLGFHGTFLIQHWLGVEGMPRRYADYMPQDNFTWMNQFSSFGSYLLGASMIPFFWNVFITSRRAERVEVDDPWGFGASLEWATSCPPPRHNFTSLPRIRSERPALDLHHPELRVREHETTHSPAAEVLGAADIGSRDVKNPNPEK; encoded by the coding sequence ATGACCGCATATCAGCACCCAGCAGGACTAACTGCTACTGCAGCTCCCCGCGTGGTGCCCCTCAAAAAAGGCAACATGGTGGTCAAGTGGATCACCTCCACCGACCACAAGACCATCGGGTACATGTACCTGATCGCCTCGTTTATCTTCTTCCTCCTCGGCGGCGTGATGGCACTGCTCATCCGCGCCGAACTGTTCGAACCCGGCATGCAGATCCTGGTGACGAAGGAACAGTACAACCAGCTGTTCACCATGCACGGCACGGTCATGCTGCTCATGTTCGCCACCCCGCTGTTCGCCGGGTTCGCCAACGTCATCATGCCCCTGCAGATCGGTGCCCCCGACGTCGCCTTCCCGCGGCTGAATGCACTGGCCTTCTGGCTCTTCCTCTTCGGGTCGACCATCGCGATGTCCGGCTTCATCACCCCGCAGGGCGCGGCATCGTTCGGCTGGTTCGCCTACGCTCCGCTGCACAACACCACCTTCACCCCGGGTGTGGGCGGTGACCTGTGGGTCTTTGGGCTGGCGCTCTCCGGTTTCGGCACCATCCTGGGCGCGGTCAACTTCATCACCACCATCATCTGCATGCGCGCCCCGGGCATGACCATGTGGCGCGTGCCCATCTTCAGCTGGAACACGCTGGTCACGGCGGTCCTGGTCATCATGGCCTTCCCGCCGCTGGCCGCCGCCCTGTTCGCCGTCGGGGCCGACCGCCGCTTCGGCGCCCACATCTACGATCCGGAGAACGGCGGGGCCGTGCTCTGGCAGCACCTGTTCTGGTTCTTCGGCCACCCCGAGGTCTACATCATCGCGCTGCCGTTCTTCGGCATCGTCTCGGAAATTTTCCCGGTCTTCAGCCGCAAGCCGATCTTCGGGTACAAGGGCCTGGTCTACGCGACGATCGCCATCGCCGCGCTGTCCGTGACCGTGTGGGCGCACCACATGTACGTCACCGGCTCGGTGCTGCTGCCGTTCTTCGCATTCATGACCATGCTCATCGCGGTGCCCACGGGCGTGAAGTTCTTCAACTGGATCGGCACCATGTGGGGCGGCTCGCTGACGTTCGAGACCCCCATGCTGTGGAGCCTGGGCTTCCTGGTCACGTTCCTCTTCGGCGGCCTGACCGGCATCATCCTGTCCTCCCCGCCGCTGGACTTCCACGTCTCCGATTCCTACTTCGTGGTGGCGCACTTCCACTACGTGGTGTTCGGCACCGTGGTGTTCGCGATGTTCGCCGGCTTCTACTTCTGGTGGCCGAAGTGGACGGGCAAGATGCTCAACGAGCGCCTCGGCAAAATCCACTTCTGGATGCTGTTCCTCGGCTTCCACGGCACGTTCCTGATCCAGCACTGGCTCGGCGTTGAAGGCATGCCGCGCCGCTACGCGGACTACATGCCGCAGGACAACTTCACGTGGATGAACCAGTTCTCCAGCTTCGGCTCGTACCTGCTGGGGGCGTCCATGATCCCGTTCTTCTGGAACGTCTTCATCACCTCCCGCCGCGCCGAGCGGGTTGAAGTGGATGATCCCTGGGGCTTCGGTGCGTCGCTGGAGTGGGCAACGTCCTGCCCGCCGCCACGCCACAACTTCACGTCCCTGCCGCGCATCCGCTCGGAGCGCCCGGCCTTGGACCTGCACCACCCGGAGCTGCGGGTGCGCGAACACGAGACGACGCACTCCCCGGCCGCCGAGGTTCTCGGCGCGGCGGACATCGGCTCACGCGACGTGAAGAACCCGAATCCGGAAAAATGA
- a CDS encoding DUF4383 domain-containing protein — MATTHHTAGARSRMQLASQAVGAVFLLFGILGFIPGITTNYGSLGLAGHLSEAMLLGVFQVSILHNIVHMLFGVAGILMGRTAGQAKNFLLYGGIVYLVLWIYGLLIGHETAANFVPVNTADNWLHFLLGVGMIAAALLLSRQSSTVRGPVTGH; from the coding sequence ATGGCTACTACCCATCACACGGCTGGTGCAAGGTCCCGCATGCAGCTGGCGTCCCAGGCTGTCGGGGCAGTATTCCTGCTCTTTGGCATCCTTGGTTTCATCCCCGGAATAACCACCAACTACGGTTCGCTGGGCTTGGCCGGGCATTTGTCCGAAGCAATGCTTCTGGGCGTCTTCCAGGTTTCCATCCTGCACAACATCGTCCACATGCTCTTCGGCGTGGCCGGCATCCTCATGGGCCGCACTGCTGGGCAGGCAAAGAACTTCCTCCTGTACGGCGGAATCGTCTACTTGGTCCTGTGGATTTACGGCTTGCTGATCGGCCACGAGACGGCGGCCAACTTTGTCCCGGTCAACACCGCGGACAACTGGCTCCATTTCCTGTTGGGCGTCGGCATGATCGCTGCGGCGCTGCTTCTGTCCCGCCAAAGCTCCACCGTGCGCGGACCAGTGACCGGGCACTGA
- a CDS encoding ABC transporter substrate-binding protein, which produces MAALMVGCTPNEGRQPNPGENEPHVITVWTTETLPDRMAKSRAIVERFTAATGVTVDLVGIPAHRFKQMVASSAASGDLPDVIGSISLGQVRTLAASGLVNADLNASVILALGEHTWSPRALELTREGGKQLSVPDSSWQHLLYYRKDLFAQAGLAAPKTYADIMAAAKKLDTPQMAGFVAANKPGQAFTQQSFEHIAQGNGCEMVNAKNGITFESPQCVAALAFYRDILKNYSGPGLQDIDTVRNAYFSGKAAMAVWPTMMLDELAGLRTDAKPSCPECTSDPGFLARNTGVVAGILGPSGKQPAQFGEITSWTITKDSDADPARRFVEYVMSDGYADWLAIVPEERLPVRAGSPGKPAEFTDAWKTMPVGIGKQEPLGKFYSQDVLAVLLQGAEEVRHWGIIQGQGDLAGAALTELPIAKAVGDVTTGRAEPKAAAQKAAASLRSILGSVK; this is translated from the coding sequence GTGGCAGCCTTGATGGTGGGTTGTACGCCAAACGAGGGGCGGCAGCCTAACCCCGGTGAGAATGAACCTCACGTCATCACCGTCTGGACCACGGAAACGCTTCCGGACCGCATGGCCAAGTCCCGTGCAATCGTCGAACGCTTCACCGCCGCCACGGGCGTGACCGTGGACCTTGTGGGAATACCCGCACACCGGTTCAAGCAGATGGTGGCCTCATCGGCGGCCTCGGGCGACCTCCCTGACGTGATCGGTTCCATTTCGCTGGGCCAGGTCCGGACCCTGGCCGCCAGCGGCCTGGTGAATGCCGATCTCAATGCCAGCGTCATCCTCGCCCTGGGCGAGCACACGTGGTCCCCGCGTGCGCTGGAACTGACCAGGGAAGGCGGCAAGCAGCTGTCCGTTCCCGATTCCTCCTGGCAGCACCTCCTGTACTACCGGAAGGACCTGTTCGCCCAGGCGGGGCTGGCGGCACCCAAGACGTACGCAGACATCATGGCGGCCGCAAAGAAGCTTGACACCCCCCAAATGGCGGGCTTCGTCGCAGCCAACAAACCCGGCCAGGCATTCACCCAGCAGTCCTTCGAGCACATCGCGCAGGGAAACGGCTGCGAAATGGTCAACGCCAAGAACGGCATCACATTCGAGAGTCCACAATGCGTGGCTGCGCTCGCGTTCTACCGCGACATACTGAAGAACTACTCCGGGCCCGGGCTCCAGGACATTGACACGGTCCGGAACGCGTACTTCTCCGGCAAGGCAGCGATGGCCGTCTGGCCCACGATGATGCTGGACGAATTGGCGGGACTCCGCACCGACGCCAAACCCAGTTGCCCGGAGTGCACGTCAGATCCCGGCTTCCTGGCCAGGAACACCGGAGTGGTGGCCGGCATCCTCGGTCCAAGTGGCAAGCAGCCGGCCCAGTTCGGCGAGATCACGTCCTGGACCATCACCAAAGACTCGGACGCGGATCCCGCCCGCCGGTTCGTGGAATACGTCATGAGCGACGGGTACGCTGACTGGCTCGCGATCGTCCCGGAGGAGCGCCTTCCGGTCCGTGCCGGCAGCCCCGGCAAGCCTGCTGAATTCACCGACGCGTGGAAGACCATGCCGGTGGGGATCGGCAAACAGGAACCGCTGGGCAAGTTCTACTCGCAGGACGTGCTTGCCGTGCTGCTGCAGGGTGCCGAAGAGGTCAGGCACTGGGGCATCATCCAGGGCCAAGGCGATCTTGCCGGCGCCGCGCTGACGGAACTGCCCATCGCCAAGGCAGTCGGCGACGTCACGACCGGCAGAGCCGAGCCCAAGGCGGCGGCGCAAAAGGCCGCAGCATCCCTGCGCTCGATTCTCGGCTCCGTGAAGTGA
- a CDS encoding ADP/ATP-dependent (S)-NAD(P)H-hydrate dehydratase — translation MPVSTRAESASPGQSTPAQITPALLRGWPLPSAGADKYSRGAVLVIGGARRTPGAALLAGTAVLRAGAGRLTLAVAESVAVQLAVTLPEAGVAGLPESAGGSVGASGLKAVAEDLESADAVLIGPGLDDIDETEALLRELLRREAERDAGPRSGRGSGGGKGGHATVILDAYALGCLPQLLDELEPWAGRLILTPNPNEAGILLGRDTDNLAADVVEIAEKYRAVVSCQGVIARPPGGDAPEGADRWEITTGYGGLGTSGSGDILAGTIAGLRARGTTDAQAACWGSHLHAAAADRLASRLGSVGFLARELADELPPLMMELNT, via the coding sequence ATGCCAGTGTCCACCCGCGCTGAGTCCGCTTCGCCCGGCCAGAGCACGCCGGCACAGATCACGCCGGCGCTGCTCCGCGGTTGGCCGCTCCCCTCCGCTGGCGCGGACAAGTATTCCCGCGGCGCGGTGCTGGTGATCGGCGGGGCCAGGCGCACTCCGGGTGCGGCATTGCTGGCGGGAACGGCGGTGCTCCGGGCGGGAGCGGGCCGGCTCACCCTTGCCGTGGCGGAGTCCGTGGCGGTGCAGCTGGCCGTTACGCTGCCCGAGGCCGGAGTGGCCGGGCTGCCCGAATCCGCCGGCGGGTCGGTGGGTGCGTCCGGGCTGAAGGCCGTGGCTGAGGACCTGGAGTCGGCGGACGCGGTGCTGATCGGGCCTGGCCTGGACGACATCGACGAGACCGAGGCGCTGCTGCGCGAACTCCTTCGGCGGGAAGCGGAGCGGGACGCGGGGCCTCGCTCGGGACGCGGCTCAGGTGGCGGCAAGGGCGGCCATGCCACGGTGATCCTCGACGCCTATGCGCTGGGCTGCCTCCCCCAGCTGCTGGACGAGCTGGAACCGTGGGCGGGGCGCCTGATCCTCACACCGAACCCCAACGAAGCCGGGATCCTGCTGGGGCGGGACACCGACAACCTTGCCGCCGACGTCGTCGAAATAGCGGAGAAGTACCGTGCCGTGGTGAGCTGCCAGGGCGTGATCGCGCGTCCCCCGGGCGGGGATGCGCCCGAAGGTGCGGACCGCTGGGAGATCACCACCGGATACGGCGGCCTCGGAACGTCAGGAAGCGGCGACATCCTGGCCGGGACCATCGCCGGGCTCCGGGCCCGGGGCACCACCGACGCGCAGGCCGCCTGCTGGGGCAGCCACCTTCATGCCGCCGCGGCGGACCGGCTCGCGAGCAGGTTGGGCAGCGTCGGCTTCCTGGCACGGGAACTGGCCGATGAGCTGCCGCCGCTCATGATGGAACTGAATACCTAG
- a CDS encoding histidine phosphatase family protein → MPAGWTAGAVELILVRHGESQGNVAATAAQDSRADVIDVPARDADVELSSTGREQVQALGRALADVPEDLRPDVVISSPYMRAYQTAEIAVGTASWPVAVRTDERLRDRELGILDMLTRLGVENRLPEEAERRRWLGKFYYRPPGGESWADVALRLRSVLGELNALGSGHRVMLVCHDAVVLLFRYVLEGMSEHELLDLAASTTVLNASVTRYVRPDGVGPWTLESFNVAEHLTQQGVEVTEHAGDASVHPR, encoded by the coding sequence GTGCCTGCCGGCTGGACTGCGGGGGCGGTGGAACTCATCCTGGTCCGGCACGGCGAGAGCCAGGGCAATGTGGCCGCCACGGCCGCCCAGGATTCCCGAGCGGACGTGATCGATGTCCCCGCCCGCGATGCCGACGTCGAGCTGTCCTCCACAGGGCGCGAACAGGTCCAGGCCCTGGGCCGGGCGCTGGCGGACGTCCCCGAAGACCTGCGTCCCGACGTCGTGATTTCCTCGCCCTACATGCGCGCCTACCAGACGGCCGAAATCGCCGTCGGCACGGCGAGCTGGCCCGTTGCCGTCCGCACCGACGAGCGGCTCCGCGACCGCGAACTGGGCATTCTGGACATGCTGACCCGCCTCGGCGTGGAGAACCGGCTGCCGGAAGAAGCAGAACGACGGCGGTGGCTGGGTAAGTTCTACTACCGCCCGCCGGGCGGGGAATCCTGGGCGGACGTGGCGCTGCGGCTGCGGTCCGTGCTCGGCGAACTGAACGCGCTGGGCAGCGGCCACCGCGTGATGCTGGTCTGCCACGATGCCGTGGTGCTGCTGTTCCGCTACGTCCTGGAAGGCATGTCCGAGCATGAACTCCTGGACCTCGCGGCGAGCACCACTGTCCTCAACGCGTCCGTCACCCGGTACGTGCGGCCGGACGGCGTGGGCCCGTGGACGCTGGAGAGCTTCAACGTGGCCGAGCACCTCACGCAGCAGGGCGTCGAGGTGACCGAGCACGCGGGGGATGCCAGTGTCCACCCGCGCTGA
- a CDS encoding glycoside hydrolase family 16 protein, with the protein MLLMRTLPAAAIAAAVLTLASGSFNGPLSAPVQVQVPALHRELAVTAAPNNVQAAVLRGWGPVKAGDEFSYTGAPNPRKWKVYDGAGHAGKGIRSPKAWNVANGVATVSGNAYGATGGMAAKFAQQKYGRWETRMRTSVRDPKYHPVLLLWPNGNSSPNCAEVDYGESLTDTTLIKFALHYACAGLQSYQTRAERKIDTTQWHNYAVQWTSTSITGYIDGALWFTDTNRAHVPPVGMHQTLQLDWFPTGKPTKPSWMQVDWVRVYK; encoded by the coding sequence ATGCTGTTGATGCGAACGCTGCCCGCGGCTGCCATTGCCGCAGCCGTGTTGACCCTCGCCTCAGGAAGCTTCAACGGACCCCTGTCCGCGCCCGTGCAGGTGCAAGTGCCGGCACTGCACAGGGAACTGGCCGTGACCGCGGCCCCCAACAACGTCCAGGCCGCAGTCCTCCGGGGATGGGGCCCGGTGAAGGCAGGTGACGAGTTTTCCTACACCGGGGCACCCAATCCCCGGAAATGGAAGGTTTACGACGGCGCCGGCCACGCGGGCAAAGGTATTCGCAGCCCGAAGGCGTGGAATGTGGCCAACGGCGTGGCCACCGTCAGCGGGAACGCCTACGGCGCGACGGGCGGGATGGCGGCAAAGTTCGCCCAGCAAAAATACGGCCGATGGGAAACCCGGATGAGAACCAGCGTGCGGGACCCGAAATACCACCCCGTGCTGCTCCTGTGGCCCAACGGCAACAGCTCCCCAAACTGTGCGGAGGTCGATTACGGCGAATCCCTCACCGACACCACCCTGATCAAGTTCGCCCTGCACTACGCGTGTGCCGGACTGCAGAGCTATCAGACCCGGGCTGAACGGAAAATCGACACCACCCAATGGCACAACTACGCCGTGCAGTGGACCTCGACCAGTATCACCGGATACATTGACGGCGCCCTGTGGTTCACGGACACCAACCGGGCACACGTGCCGCCGGTCGGAATGCACCAAACCCTCCAACTCGACTGGTTCCCGACCGGAAAGCCCACCAAGCCAAGTTGGATGCAGGTCGACTGGGTCCGCGTATACAAATGA
- a CDS encoding multicopper oxidase domain-containing protein: protein MGNHEFVLKGRAGFLSVSPWWGLMIIVLAILAVLAPGFYGSGTAAVKANAASNYVPRTRTYYIAANEVEWNYAPTGKNQITGEPFDEAAQVFTKQGPQRIGSTYIKSLYQEYTDSSFKTLKPRTAAEEHLGFQGPVIRGVVGDTIKVVFKNNLDRPASVHVHGVFYDKSSEGAPYNDGTGGAAKGDDGVAPGSTYTYSYEVPERAGPGPMDGSSVMWMYHSHTDEVADDYSGLVGPMVITKASAARDDGTPSDVDREFFLQFKVSNENASPYLQRNIDKFAGKPPTVKADDEAFGESNLMHSINGYVYGNQPLESMTMRKGEHVRWYLMGMGTEVDLHTPHWHGNTVTALGMRTDVVNLLPASMVVADMVPDDVGTWLFHCHVNDHISAGMLTRYRVLNADGSEPSATGIQNSTAAAQGSTVQASHAGH, encoded by the coding sequence ATGGGTAACCATGAGTTTGTTTTGAAGGGGCGCGCGGGCTTCTTGTCCGTCTCGCCCTGGTGGGGTCTCATGATCATCGTGCTGGCGATTCTGGCCGTGCTGGCGCCAGGGTTCTACGGCTCCGGGACAGCGGCCGTGAAAGCCAATGCCGCCAGCAACTACGTGCCGCGGACCCGCACGTACTACATCGCGGCCAACGAGGTGGAGTGGAACTACGCGCCCACCGGCAAGAACCAGATCACGGGTGAGCCCTTCGACGAGGCCGCGCAGGTCTTCACGAAGCAGGGGCCGCAGCGGATCGGAAGCACCTACATCAAGTCGCTGTACCAGGAGTACACCGACTCGTCGTTCAAGACCCTCAAGCCGCGTACCGCGGCCGAGGAGCACCTGGGTTTCCAGGGGCCGGTGATCCGCGGCGTCGTCGGGGACACCATCAAGGTGGTCTTCAAGAACAACCTGGACCGGCCGGCGTCGGTCCATGTCCATGGCGTGTTCTACGACAAGAGCAGCGAAGGCGCGCCGTACAACGACGGCACTGGCGGGGCCGCGAAAGGCGACGACGGCGTGGCACCCGGCAGCACCTACACCTACAGCTACGAGGTGCCCGAGCGCGCCGGACCCGGACCCATGGACGGCAGTTCCGTGATGTGGATGTACCACTCCCACACCGACGAGGTGGCGGACGACTACTCCGGCCTGGTGGGCCCCATGGTGATCACCAAGGCCAGCGCCGCCCGCGACGACGGAACCCCGAGCGACGTGGACCGCGAGTTCTTCCTCCAGTTCAAGGTCAGCAACGAGAACGCCAGCCCCTACCTGCAGCGCAACATCGACAAGTTCGCCGGCAAGCCTCCTACGGTCAAGGCCGACGACGAGGCCTTCGGCGAGAGCAACCTGATGCACTCCATCAACGGCTACGTCTACGGCAACCAGCCGCTGGAGTCGATGACCATGCGCAAAGGCGAACACGTGCGCTGGTACCTGATGGGCATGGGCACCGAGGTCGACCTGCACACGCCGCACTGGCACGGCAACACCGTGACGGCGCTGGGGATGCGCACCGACGTCGTCAACCTCCTGCCCGCCAGCATGGTGGTGGCGGATATGGTGCCGGACGACGTGGGAACCTGGCTCTTCCACTGCCACGTCAACGACCACATCAGCGCCGGCATGCTCACCCGCTACCGCGTGCTGAACGCCGACGGTTCGGAACCCAGCGCCACCGGAATCCAAAACAGCACAGCCGCCGCCCAGGGCAGCACGGTCCAGGCCTCGCACGCGGGTCACTAG